The following proteins are co-located in the Clostridiales bacterium genome:
- a CDS encoding LicD family protein, translating into MSKKLKTICKKILSDVSPSFRKMLAIQKKLEGVERQLIAIEQTINNYQLRNQAMLWLAIPQKVTSLNTVQRNFWINYPKSEGDLRILQKGNMYILKELKEICDQNGIQFWLHGGTLIGGIRHGGCIPWDDDVDIAMLRSDVENLYNLLKDDDQFQLNIYYHDDEKFSRAYQFKLRNQEIPCFVDIFIFDFCRCDLPKGELSFKQHYHKIRNKMISEFCSIEPRLIVEDIGCWHFGPFKEEDKKLADNIINNALKEMGDYNQGNAVYYSIENYPFPYPVIPIDSIFPTNKCSFEGIEVNIPKDVDLYLKGYGDYWQIPADIEKAPHFYYFKDHIEAIDDFLKKKAFDV; encoded by the coding sequence ATGTCAAAAAAATTGAAAACAATCTGTAAAAAAATACTATCAGACGTAAGCCCAAGCTTTAGAAAAATGTTAGCGATACAAAAGAAGCTTGAAGGAGTTGAGCGGCAACTTATAGCAATCGAACAAACAATAAATAATTATCAACTACGTAATCAGGCGATGCTTTGGCTAGCTATTCCTCAAAAAGTTACCTCTTTGAACACTGTTCAAAGAAACTTTTGGATAAACTATCCCAAATCGGAAGGTGACCTACGAATTCTTCAAAAAGGGAACATGTACATACTGAAAGAATTAAAGGAAATCTGCGATCAAAATGGAATTCAATTTTGGTTACATGGAGGGACTTTAATAGGGGGGATACGGCATGGTGGCTGTATTCCCTGGGATGATGACGTCGATATAGCAATGCTACGCAGTGATGTTGAGAATCTATACAATTTACTCAAAGATGACGATCAATTTCAACTTAATATTTATTATCATGATGATGAAAAGTTTTCACGCGCATACCAATTTAAACTGAGAAATCAAGAAATTCCTTGTTTTGTTGATATCTTTATTTTTGATTTTTGTCGTTGTGATTTACCAAAAGGAGAATTATCATTTAAACAACATTATCATAAAATCAGAAATAAAATGATTAGTGAGTTTTGCTCGATCGAACCCCGATTAATTGTTGAGGATATAGGGTGCTGGCATTTTGGGCCGTTTAAGGAAGAGGATAAAAAACTGGCAGATAACATAATTAATAATGCACTAAAGGAAATGGGAGACTATAATCAAGGTAATGCGGTTTATTACAGTATTGAGAACTACCCCTTTCCATATCCAGTTATCCCAATAGATTCGATTTTCCCTACGAACAAATGTTCTTTCGAGGGCATTGAAGTTAACATTCCAAAGGATGTTGATCTTTATTTAAAAGGTTATGGCGATTATTGGCAAATTCCTGCAGATATCGAAAAAGCGCCCCATTTTTATTATTTTAAAGACCATATTGAGGCAATAGATGATTTTTTGAAAAAAAAAGCTTTTGATGTTTAG
- a CDS encoding glycosyltransferase family 8 protein, whose translation MSHNNCTELIPAFSKNNIAICLASSNEYTPFVSVVIQSMIENSSIEYNYDIIILNTNISDRNIELMGSIIANRENFSLRFVDITGYVEGLSFYTWAHFTKFTYYRLIVHDVMRNYSKVIYLDSDIIINCDIAILFETKIEGYLLAACRDTHVIGRLNNPSPNREKSYYTEKLGLKDLTSYFQCGVILFNIVEMCNKFKEGELIKEASSRELMWLDQDLLNILCQDRVKYLNNSWNVMVFNTVNDIDEYFLPEPYYEEYFTARKCPNIIHYIGRSIPCYNPHIDMNDYFWKYARKSPYYEIMISIMIDFKVAIAFNKYRKINSLKGRLKNKLIIPAVNVFLPKGTKRRASMKHFYFRLRGWE comes from the coding sequence ATGAGTCATAATAACTGCACAGAATTAATCCCTGCATTTTCTAAAAATAATATCGCTATATGTTTGGCCTCAAGTAATGAATACACTCCATTTGTAAGTGTTGTTATACAATCAATGATAGAAAATTCATCTATAGAATATAATTATGATATTATTATTTTGAACACAAATATTTCAGACAGAAATATTGAATTAATGGGGTCGATAATTGCCAATAGAGAAAATTTTTCTTTGAGATTCGTAGACATTACAGGCTATGTTGAAGGTTTATCCTTTTATACGTGGGCACACTTTACAAAATTTACTTACTATAGATTAATTGTGCATGATGTTATGCGGAATTACTCGAAGGTCATTTACCTAGACAGTGACATAATTATTAATTGTGATATTGCAATTTTATTTGAGACAAAAATAGAAGGTTACTTATTAGCTGCATGCAGGGACACACATGTGATTGGGCGATTAAATAATCCCTCACCTAACAGAGAGAAAAGTTACTATACAGAAAAGTTGGGTTTGAAAGATTTGACATCTTACTTCCAGTGTGGAGTCATACTTTTTAATATAGTAGAGATGTGTAATAAATTTAAAGAAGGTGAACTAATTAAAGAAGCATCCTCCAGAGAGTTGATGTGGCTTGATCAGGATTTGTTAAATATACTCTGCCAAGATAGGGTCAAGTACTTGAATAATTCATGGAATGTGATGGTTTTTAATACCGTAAATGACATAGATGAATACTTTTTACCTGAACCATATTACGAAGAATATTTCACAGCTCGTAAATGTCCTAATATTATTCATTATATTGGAAGGAGCATCCCCTGCTATAATCCTCATATTGATATGAATGATTATTTTTGGAAGTATGCGCGGAAATCTCCATACTATGAAATCATGATATCAATAATGATAGATTTTAAGGTTGCGATTGCCTTTAATAAATATAGAAAGATTAATTCGTTAAAAGGCAGGCTTAAGAATAAACTTATAATTCCGGCTGTTAATGTTTTTCTTCCAAAGGGAACCAAACGACGCGCTTCCATGAAACATTTTTATTTCAGACTCCGAGGATGGGAGTAG
- the rfbF gene encoding glucose-1-phosphate cytidylyltransferase — translation MKIVILAGGFGTRISEESHLKPKPMIEIGEQPILWHIMKSYSYYGFNDFIICCGYKDYVIKEYFADYYLHRSDITFDFSNNNEMIIHNNIAEPWRVTVVDTGLNTMTGGRIKRVKKYIDDDTFMLTYGDGVCDINPNNLIEFHRKNGKMATLTAIQPGSRFGTLDISEDKCVKRFAEKNKEDGGWINAGFMVLEPSVIDYIEGDNTIFERGPLESLSAEDQLAAYQYDGFWQCMDTLRDKLYLEELIEKGNAPWMVWEK, via the coding sequence ATGAAAATAGTAATATTAGCTGGTGGTTTTGGAACCAGAATTTCAGAAGAAAGTCATCTTAAGCCAAAGCCAATGATTGAAATTGGTGAGCAACCCATTTTATGGCACATAATGAAATCATATTCGTATTATGGCTTCAATGATTTTATCATTTGCTGCGGATATAAAGATTATGTTATAAAAGAATACTTTGCAGACTACTATCTTCATCGTTCAGATATCACATTTGATTTTTCAAATAATAATGAAATGATAATACATAATAACATTGCAGAGCCTTGGCGTGTTACAGTTGTTGATACTGGTTTAAATACGATGACAGGTGGACGCATTAAACGGGTAAAGAAATACATAGATGATGATACTTTTATGCTGACATATGGTGACGGAGTATGCGATATAAATCCGAACAATTTAATAGAGTTTCATAGAAAGAACGGGAAAATGGCTACTTTGACCGCGATTCAACCGGGAAGTCGGTTTGGAACGCTAGATATCTCAGAAGATAAATGTGTAAAGAGATTTGCGGAAAAAAATAAAGAAGATGGAGGTTGGATTAACGCAGGATTTATGGTCTTGGAGCCATCGGTAATTGATTATATCGAGGGAGATAATACAATATTTGAGAGAGGTCCACTAGAATCTCTTTCAGCAGAAGATCAATTAGCTGCTTATCAATATGATGGTTTCTGGCAATGCATGGATACCTTACGGGACAAGCTATATCTGGAAGAATTGATTGAAAAGGGGAATGCGCCATGGATGGTGTGGGAAAAATAA
- the rfbG gene encoding CDP-glucose 4,6-dehydratase gives MDGVGKIIDPSFYKDKKILVTGHTGFKGSWMCKVLIMNGAQVIGYALEPPTLPSLFAVANIDTSITSIIGDIRDLQLLKDTMQQFQPEIIIHMAAQPIVRESYLNPVYTYETNVMGTVNILEAVRCCHSVKSVINVTTDKVYKNNEWEWGYRENDSLDGYDPYSNSKSCSELVTSSYRNSFFTGRDIAISTCRAGNVIGGGDFAKDRIIPDCVRAMEKKIDINVRNPYSTRPYQHVLEPVYAYLMVAQKQYENRPRYEGCYNIGPDDRDCVTTGTLVDLFCKYWGDQATWNDLSEENAPHEASFLKLDCSKLKKVYAWEPSWNIEQAIEKTVEWSKAYLSKQNIELIMEKQIKEYMELE, from the coding sequence ATGGATGGTGTGGGAAAAATAATAGATCCTTCTTTTTATAAAGATAAAAAAATACTAGTTACTGGACATACCGGATTTAAAGGTTCCTGGATGTGTAAGGTTCTAATTATGAATGGTGCACAAGTAATAGGTTATGCTCTGGAACCTCCAACCCTTCCGAGTCTGTTTGCTGTTGCAAATATCGACACTTCGATTACTTCGATTATAGGAGACATCAGAGATTTACAATTATTAAAAGATACAATGCAACAGTTTCAACCTGAAATTATTATCCACATGGCGGCGCAGCCAATTGTACGAGAGAGTTATCTTAACCCGGTATATACGTATGAGACAAATGTAATGGGTACGGTTAACATTTTAGAGGCAGTTCGTTGTTGCCATAGCGTTAAATCTGTTATTAATGTAACAACAGATAAAGTCTATAAGAATAATGAATGGGAGTGGGGATACCGAGAAAATGACAGCTTAGACGGTTATGATCCTTATTCGAATTCCAAATCATGTTCAGAATTAGTTACGAGTTCGTATAGAAACTCTTTTTTTACGGGCCGAGATATTGCGATTTCGACCTGCAGGGCGGGCAATGTCATTGGTGGAGGTGACTTTGCAAAAGATCGCATCATTCCTGATTGTGTCCGGGCAATGGAGAAGAAGATTGATATTAATGTCAGAAATCCTTATTCTACTCGACCTTATCAGCACGTTCTGGAACCTGTCTATGCATATTTAATGGTCGCGCAAAAACAATATGAAAATCGGCCTAGGTATGAAGGTTGCTATAATATTGGACCAGATGACAGAGACTGTGTAACTACGGGAACATTAGTTGATTTATTCTGTAAATACTGGGGAGATCAAGCAACTTGGAATGATCTTTCGGAAGAAAATGCACCGCATGAAGCTAGCTTTTTAAAGCTGGACTGTTCAAAATTAAAGAAAGTTTATGCTTGGGAGCCCTCTTGGAATATTGAGCAAGCCATCGAAAAAACAGTAGAATGGAGTAAGGCATACTTATCTAAACAGAATATCGAATTAATAATGGAAAAACAGATTAAAGAGTATATGGAATTAGAATGA
- a CDS encoding NAD(P)-dependent oxidoreductase yields MKKVIVTGATGFVGQALTGELLDQGISVIAVIRQDSRNKLPVHDQLEVVYCDLNSIEELKNWISTTDIDTFYHLAWDGSAGAKRADTALQLQNAQWTVDCIRVAKELGCKRFICAGSIMEHETMAAAYTRGNKPGLGYIYGGGKLIAHVMSMAVAADIGMELIWAEITNAYGPGETSPRLVNSTIRKCINGESPQFTSGTQNYDFVYIDDVARAFYLIGKNGKPFNEYIIGSSLARPLKEFLLEMKESIAPELDFDFGDIPFTGIDLPLSKFDCSATEADTGFRAEISFAEGTWRTMEWIKEQEKHK; encoded by the coding sequence TTGAAAAAGGTAATAGTAACTGGTGCAACAGGGTTTGTTGGACAGGCACTAACAGGAGAATTGCTGGATCAAGGTATCTCAGTAATTGCTGTCATCAGGCAAGATAGCCGTAATAAGCTTCCTGTTCATGACCAATTAGAGGTGGTATACTGTGATTTAAACAGCATAGAAGAATTGAAAAATTGGATTAGTACTACAGATATAGATACCTTTTATCATTTGGCTTGGGATGGTTCGGCTGGCGCGAAACGAGCAGATACTGCCCTCCAGCTTCAAAACGCCCAATGGACGGTTGACTGTATAAGAGTAGCAAAAGAATTGGGGTGCAAGCGTTTCATTTGCGCAGGCAGCATTATGGAGCATGAGACCATGGCAGCAGCTTATACGAGAGGTAACAAGCCAGGATTGGGCTACATCTACGGTGGCGGAAAATTAATCGCTCATGTCATGTCAATGGCAGTCGCTGCTGACATAGGTATGGAACTTATATGGGCGGAGATAACCAATGCATATGGTCCTGGAGAGACAAGCCCCAGATTGGTAAACTCTACAATCCGTAAGTGTATTAATGGGGAAAGCCCTCAGTTTACCTCGGGAACTCAAAACTATGACTTTGTTTACATAGATGATGTCGCGCGGGCGTTTTACTTAATTGGTAAGAACGGGAAGCCCTTTAATGAGTATATAATAGGAAGTTCATTAGCTCGTCCTCTAAAGGAATTTCTGCTGGAAATGAAAGAGTCTATAGCGCCGGAATTGGATTTTGATTTTGGAGATATCCCCTTTACTGGCATTGACCTTCCTCTGTCGAAGTTTGATTGCTCGGCTACTGAAGCGGATACAGGCTTTCGAGCTGAGATAAGCTTTGCAGAAGGCACATGGAGAACCATGGAGTGGATAAAGGAGCAGGAGAAGCATAAATGA
- the rfbC gene encoding dTDP-4-dehydrorhamnose 3,5-epimerase, translating into MNTKFAFSETTIPGLIEVTPFHAEDVRGSFTKDYSKEVFEQNGIIYDLAEVFYTTSHTGVIRALHFQREKQQPKLVRCIWGSIYDVVVDLRKDSPSFKRWLGFELNGENHRELLIPEGCAHGYLVLEKSVVSYKCAEKFYGEYDDGIMWNDQDISINWPIELVGGIENIILAEKDKNLQTFSEFREKYGGF; encoded by the coding sequence ATGAACACAAAATTCGCATTTAGTGAGACGACAATACCAGGATTAATAGAGGTTACGCCTTTTCATGCTGAGGATGTAAGAGGTTCTTTTACAAAAGACTATTCAAAAGAGGTTTTTGAGCAAAACGGAATAATTTATGATCTTGCAGAGGTTTTTTATACAACATCACACACGGGAGTAATACGCGCATTACACTTTCAGAGAGAGAAGCAGCAGCCCAAACTTGTACGTTGTATTTGGGGAAGTATTTATGATGTGGTTGTTGACCTCAGGAAGGACAGCCCATCATTTAAAAGATGGCTGGGATTTGAGCTTAACGGAGAGAATCACAGAGAACTCCTGATTCCGGAAGGCTGTGCTCATGGTTATCTCGTGTTGGAGAAGTCAGTGGTCTCCTATAAATGTGCGGAAAAATTCTATGGAGAATATGATGATGGTATTATGTGGAATGACCAGGATATAAGCATTAACTGGCCAATCGAGCTTGTTGGAGGAATAGAAAATATAATTCTGGCCGAAAAGGATAAAAACCTTCAGACGTTTTCTGAATTTAGGGAGAAATATGGGGGGTTTTGA
- a CDS encoding acyltransferase: protein MGGFDSMRKYDRNYAIDFLRFIFSIIVVMTHTNGLRPPDKNSYPFVGGYLAVEFFLILSGFFMMQSIYSSDDKVDKENYGRQSLEFIFMKMKPIFPYYIWSLLSYLAVYNFLNSFSSYEFLKNITYSFFELFMLQMTGISQVVYNAPTWYLSALLLSMPVLYYLGLKNKDFLIYIFAPVFVILIYGFFSQSFGQMDVWNNYILVAKAGVLRGIAGLCVGIVCYSIYLKISKLKFSKRQRLIMTILEILGYLAVIIILFMKGHSRLDFILIFAIAALILITLSGQSYTQGFLNNRVSYWLGQFSIPLYLTHWTIRFVVPKVFDQGSYWEWMPIYLVLSMVYAGVVFGAYIYAKYKFQLSKFRTKIMSET, encoded by the coding sequence ATGGGGGGTTTTGATTCCATGCGTAAGTATGATAGGAACTATGCTATAGATTTTTTAAGATTTATCTTTAGTATCATCGTCGTAATGACACATACGAATGGCTTGAGACCACCTGATAAGAACAGTTATCCTTTTGTAGGAGGGTATCTGGCTGTTGAGTTTTTTCTTATCTTATCAGGATTTTTTATGATGCAATCAATATACTCAAGCGATGATAAGGTAGATAAAGAGAATTACGGCAGACAATCTCTGGAATTTATTTTCATGAAGATGAAGCCCATATTTCCATATTATATATGGTCATTACTATCATATCTAGCTGTTTACAATTTCCTAAACTCTTTTAGCAGTTACGAGTTTCTGAAAAACATTACATATTCCTTTTTCGAATTATTCATGCTTCAGATGACGGGAATCAGTCAAGTGGTTTATAATGCTCCAACTTGGTATCTATCGGCTTTGTTGCTAAGCATGCCAGTATTGTATTACCTTGGCTTAAAAAATAAGGACTTCTTAATTTATATATTCGCTCCAGTGTTTGTGATTCTAATATATGGATTTTTTTCCCAGTCTTTTGGACAAATGGATGTATGGAATAATTATATCTTAGTTGCAAAAGCTGGAGTGCTAAGAGGAATTGCGGGTTTGTGTGTAGGTATCGTTTGCTATAGTATTTACCTAAAGATCAGTAAATTGAAATTTTCAAAACGGCAAAGGCTTATAATGACCATATTAGAGATACTGGGCTATCTTGCAGTTATTATAATTTTGTTTATGAAAGGTCACAGCCGATTGGATTTTATTCTCATTTTTGCTATTGCTGCTCTCATTTTGATTACTTTAAGTGGACAAAGCTATACTCAGGGATTTTTGAACAATAGAGTCTCCTACTGGCTAGGACAGTTTAGCATACCTTTATATTTAACTCACTGGACGATCAGATTTGTTGTGCCCAAGGTGTTTGATCAAGGTTCTTATTGGGAGTGGATGCCAATTTATTTAGTATTATCAATGGTCTATGCAGGAGTCGTATTTGGTGCTTATATCTACGCTAAGTATAAATTTCAACTAAGCAAATTCAGAACAAAAATAATGAGCGAAACCTAG